A window of the Cololabis saira isolate AMF1-May2022 chromosome 19, fColSai1.1, whole genome shotgun sequence genome harbors these coding sequences:
- the LOC133419080 gene encoding T-box transcription factor TBX6-like, whose translation MKSDALTEPAYTSNFPPAQANSSSFPSGPLPEASPSFSSLHAPDTSDRSDPQPSIPPTDYPCLHPSAPAHPNTPSMQQTSFIFPTPPHSNSSSPESLLSSSSSPSSNSYHPVPETVSPHTPASFQGPLSTCRSNLSNQLPDQSLPTQPSQPLGETISDGNAPPMAQTSATLIHPNFLHANPDPAPFAPQTFTNQYQLQPLAHSLPTNGGSTSFAFPSVAPQMQSFSLPSVSPRPAALHLSNLSHQATVPSLAAAFPHSSFAHSSPSLPHRSFQTPPCLALSSSFQQSVNSAVPHTQNLPNPSMSSSTCSFAPAEMSGIPQFSPAPSYRPDMVLHHPALLPQLDASLPSATPPPALYSTFPSYPLRLHQDPHSSLSIPFRHLYRQHQHGHPHPYLDASTRTVF comes from the exons ATGAA ATCAGACGCTCTGACTGAACCGGCTTACACCTCCAACTTCCCTCCTGCTCAAGCCAACTCGTCCTCTTTTCCCTCAGGTCCTCTTCCCGAGGCCtccccctccttctcctcccttcACGCCCCCGACACCTCAGACAGATCCGACCCTCAGCCCTCCATCCCTCCCACAGACTACCCCTGCCTCCACCCGTCTGCCCCCGCGCACCCTAACACCCCGTCCATGCAACAGACATCCTTCATCTTCCCTACTCCCCCGCACTCCAACTCCTCCTCCCCAGAGTCACTCCTCTCCTCGtcttcctccccctcctccaacAGCTACCACCCCGTCCCAGAGACGGTCAGCCCACACACGCCCGCCTCTTTTCAAGGCCCATTATCCACGTGTCGCTCAAATCTATCAAACCAATTACCTGATCAATCTCTGCCGACACAGCCCAGCCAGCCCCTAGGTGAAACTATCTCTGATGGAAATGCCCCACCCATGGCTCAGACCTCCGCAACTTTAATTCATCCAAATTTCCTGCATGCAAATCCAGACCCCGCCCCATTTGCCCCTCAAACCTTCACCAATCAGTACCAACTCCAGCCTCTCGCCCACTCCTTGCCCACTAACGGTGGCTCCACATCGTTTGCTTTTCCCTCTGTTGCTCCACAAATGCAAAGCTTCTCCCTTCCCAGTGTGTCTCCCAGACCTGCTGCTCTGCACCTCTCAAATCTGAGCCACCAAGCCACCGTTCCCTCCTTAGCTGCTGCTTTCCCACACTCATCCTTCGCCCATTcatccccctccctccctcaccgCTCTTTCCAAACCCCGCCTTGCTTGGCTCTGTCCTCCTCGTTCCAGCAGTCTGTCAACTCTGCAGTCCCGCATACTCAAAATCTCCCAAACCCTTCCATGTCCTCCTCCACGTGCTCGTTTGCTCCAGCAGAAATGAGCGGCATCCCCCAGTTCAGTCCAGCGCCGTCCTATCGTCCAGATATGGTGCTGCACCACCCGGCTCTTCTTCCTCAGCTGGATGCATCGCTGCCCTCGGCCACTCCTCCTCCAGCGCTTTACTCTACCTTTCCATCGTACCCTCTCCGGCTGCATCAGGACCCTCACTCCTCCCTCTCCATCCCCTTCAGGCATCTGTACAGACAACACCAGCATGGCCACCCCCACCCCTACTTGGATGCAAGCACAAGAACAGTCTTTTAA